One Alligator mississippiensis isolate rAllMis1 chromosome 16, rAllMis1, whole genome shotgun sequence genomic region harbors:
- the LOC132246521 gene encoding maestro heat-like repeat family member 5: protein MERLRRILRKRMARMAPGQEKDRKKPEEEEQGGHHQAEAASRKGRWWHCLVGWRRRAPPAATEEQGEEPVRPRWRWPRIQLGRQGPALPETQAQPPRSSSPKHSSQDPSAEAQPKATPHVAWEEKPGSPGQELHRPWFKLGSSSSREDSDSSQEAMGLQQHAATARDTVLPFYKAEEEQREDFTYLEEAALSVILRHLQSTDQTVNEGLTFLRAVPTLCLATVKRGEDTLEPPCCKAALVERIVVLIDKLSDCEEEPSTILPYSMAVVCILSKLKPALEPALESRLLYTALHKTFLMATGHNSQHIQGMQRISVEYLEATLRCLLATAPSLARLQFIGQHLTLWLQLEDKRDRATAIKITTSLLCFAVSLLPQFEDSPKVPLVGDLVALLGLCISDPVEEISRQAKEGLSHLYKILMHQKGQGIQEAQELCPSASTSTTYTESSSTSIWPQWERPSGRSSPKTRGERLHRGHCWGSTMSCCT from the exons ATGGAGAGGCTGAGGCGGATCCTCAGAAAGAGGATGGCAAGAATGGCCCCGGGACAGGAGAAGGACAGGAAGAAgcctgaggaggaggagcagggcggccaccaccaggcagaggctgcatcaaggaagggcaggtggtggcactgtCTCGTGGGCTGGAGAAGAagggcacctccagcagccacggaagagcagggagaggagccagtCAGGCCCCGATGGAGGTGGCCCAGGatacagctgggcaggcagggcccagcactgccagagacccaggcacagcccccgcgcagctccagccccaaacaCAGCAGCCAGGACCCCAGCGCTGAAGCCCAGCCGAAGGCCACTCCTCACGTGGCTTGGGAGGAGAAGCCaggctccccagggcaggagctgcacaggccctggttcaagctgggctccagctcctccagggaggACAGTGACAGCTCCCAGGAGGCTATGGGCCTCCAGCAACATGCTGCCACCGCCAGAG ataCAGTCCTGCCCTTCTACAAGGCAGAGGAAGAGCAGAGGGAGGACTTCACCTACCTGGAGGAAGCCGCCCTCTCAGTCATCCTACGGCACCTCCAGAGCACGGACCAG ACTGTGAATGAGGGGCTCACTTTCCTCCGTGCCGTCCCCACGCTGTGCCTGGCTACAGTGAAGAGGGGCGAGGACACCCTAGAGCCGCCCTGCTGCAAAGCGGCACTTGTGGAGAGGATCGTG GTGCTGATTGACAAGCTGTCCGACTGtgaagaagagcccagcaccatcctTCCTTACAGCATGGCTGTTGTTTGCATCCTCAG CAAactgaagccagccctggagccagccctggAATCGCGCCTCCTCTACACCGCCCTCCACAAGACCTTCCTGATGGCCACAGGGCACAACAGCCAGCACATCCAG GGCATGCAGCGGATCAGCGTGGAGTACCTGGAGGCCACGCTGCGGTGTCTGCTGGcaactgcccccagcctggccaggctgcagttcatCGGGCAG CACTTGACCTTGTGGCTCCAGTTGGAAGATaagagggacagagccacagccatCAAGATCACCACCAGCCTGCTCTGCTTTGCagtctccctcctcccacagttTGAG GACTCGCCCAAGGTGCCCCtggtgggtgacctggtggccctgctgggTCTGTGCATCAGCGACCCAGTGGAGGAGATCAGCCGCCAGGCCAAGGAGGGCCTCTCCCACCTCTACAAGATCTTGATGCATCAGAAGG GGCAAGGCATCCAAGAGGCACAGGAGCTGTGCCCatcagccagcaccagcaccacctacACCGAATCCTCCTCTACATCGATCTGGCCACAATGGGAGAG GCCTTCAGGAAGATCCTCTCCGAAGACCAGAGGAGAGCGTTTGCACAGAGGGCACTGCTGGGGATCCACCATGTCATGCTGCACGTGA